The window CTCTGTCAATTGTACACAATCAACCCCACATTGAGTGTATTAGTCATAAAAGAAAACTAGTTTGTAAATTTCTGATCAGGGCAAGATTCAGATACTGTGCTGATGTGGCTGGTGTGTGGGAAAGGTGGTGACAAGTTACAAGGGCCTTTCTTCCATATTGTCCTCCTCTTCTACtatttcctcttcagctcattGTCTCCTTTTTCATCTTGGATCAACAGATCCACCAAATCAGTCCTTCCACCCCACCAACAGTGTCAAGGCACTGTGACCCTATGTGCCTACTGTGTGTACACCATATATGCAATATATGCAATCCAatgcacagttttttttcttccactatTTCAAGATTCCCCCGTAACACCTCAAAGGGCTACGGGAGTCCACCTGGGTGGGAACCCTGACAAATGTGGCGATGTGTTGGGAACACAGCCAGTTCTCGTGACAGAGTCAAGGTCCCCCTTGAACTCTGTCCCCACAGCCccaatgacagaaatacatAGACATGCCAATCTATAGTTGGACTTTTTCAAGATTCCCCATAACCACCCTTTACCTTGATTTGACCCCCTCTGGTGACTTTAAAATCCATTTGAAAaaatatgggtcaaatttgacccagaAAACActtaatatacagaaaaaaacacactttaaagtTGTTGTAGCAGGAtcattaaaatactttaaaacatgACGGTAATATAATTTTGATACCACAGGCGAAACGTATTACTAGTGTTATATAATACAACAGGAATATTACAGTGTTaacatagaaaatcagcagTTAGAGCAGGTTTCAGTACCATAGACATACTCTGAGTCACTATAGCAATGTTATAGTGATACATTATAAGACACATGTTAGAAGGATGATAAAGTCAACAGATGCACTGTAAGTCCCTACAAGAGTGTTGGTACACTACAGTGGTTCTTTGGAGGGTCTACATAGCCGGCATTTACAGGTAAAGGTGTTTATTACAAATAACCGCACATGGTCTACTTTTATAACTCGGAGCTCTGAGTGATGCTGGCATTCTCCCTGTAGGCAAAGCAGCTGGGGAAGATGCCTATATTGCCTGCACAGTGTCCCTCCAGCCACTCCTCATTAACTACAAGAGAATGTGAGAGGGAAACATAAAGAGGCAGTGagacacacatctgaacacaggATGAGGCAGTGAGAGTATTTCAGATGACAGTATTGGCTGCTGACGAGACAAATGACTTTTTTATGATTCCAGTGAGGAGTCATTCAATATGATGTTGACCTGCAAGGCCTCACCTTCACCCAGGATGTCGATAGTGTCCCCTTCGCTGAACTCCAGGTCCTCTGGGCCCTGAGCAGCATAGTCATACAGCGCCACCATCTGGTAGAGGATGGTACGGTTCGCCAGGGGGTCTTCTGACTGAGGTAAGACAGCACATGAGGGGAAGGTATTAGTATAGCTGTAAAGTAGATGTTTTCCTGGCGGCATAATTCATCAATCTGTTAAcattatatttcactttttaaaatagcAAGGCCCTCTATGAGTATTTTCTTTGAACCATCCGCTTGAAAAAACTGCAACATCCtcacccaaaatgtcaaaataatatcAGTGTTACTACAGCTTGTTTCATCATTAATGCCTAAAAGACACTAAGCATAAAGAATTGAAGAGGGTATATTCACTTTgtattaaattgaattgaaaccCTAATATCCAAATGGAACAATAGCTTTTCGCAAAAACCATCAGTGTGCACATTAGAAGTGGAAATTATTGCCAGATTTATGGCAAATATGATAAAATTGTGAATATTCCAGCTGCTCTATATTttctaaatgaataaatagttatTACTGCCAGTGAATGAGTGATTCAGGCTCAGGCGCCAGCTCAACATGAGCACTGTCATTTTTTTGCCCCACCCTAGGAATCCAAATAATTTTCAGTGTTGAACACTGTCTCAGTCGGTTATCTGTGTGCTACAATGTGAGCCCAGTTTTTTTTGCCTACGTTTGTTTACATTGTGGCAAATTGGCACCATTGTAAGTATGTTGAATTAGCTATTAGCGACTCCTGTTGCTGTGCAATGTAcccatggatgtacagacaactattaCTGGATCACTGAAATCCTGAGGAAAATGTGATGACTCTCAGGTAAGTTCTAAGGAGCGTCTTTTTTCTATGGTATCCAAGCTGACCTCAGGATGTTTATGCATGATGGACACTGGTAATAATATCCTTGGAAACTGTAAGATGCACTGaatctaaaaacatgtttataatgTCTGTCTTATGACCCATAGAAGGAATATCTCCTGCACCTCACAGTTTGAAAAACTCTGCTCTGGACTGAAGAACTTGTTTGTGCATTAATAAACTGATATTAATAACCCACCGTTAATatatattgattagtgcagtttTATAATGTTAGGTTTGCAACTGCAAGCCCTGGTGATGACCCTGCTTTGGTACACTGGATGATGTAAGTTTCAAGCCTGGATGTGTAGTTGTGAGTTTAAATCCTCACCTGGCACCACAGAGTGGCTCTGCCAGCCTCGGCCACCTCTTGCATAGTGTGGCCCGGCTCCACCTCCCCACTCAGAGGAATCAGCACCTGGGAGCCATGCTGCTTATGtctgatgagagagagagggaatggaGGTTGAGGGGGAGGGGAGtaaagagggagaaacagatGATGTTGTTGTCAAGATCTTATTTATGTTTGACAACTGCACAAATCATCAGCCTGGTGGCCCCATGGGATgtaatgtcatgttttcataATCTGTTTTATCTCATGATAATAGTGCACCACTGCTATGCTGCTGTTCTTGGACTCTACTCTCATGTCCATCTAGCcacagcttcagtgtccaaTGTGTCTCATGCTAACATCTCTTAACCAGAACACATATTGGACCCACAGGGTGGAGtggacaaagaaaagcatatttttaGAAATGAGGTATCACTTGTTGAAATTCAAGGAGACAGAAGTGGGTTGGCAGGCCTGTGGTTACCTGAGGCGCAGATGAGACGCTGGCTGGCCCAATTTTTGTGCGATTCGTTCCTTCAGTTCATGGTACGGTGTGTCCAGAGGGACAGACAGAGCCACGGTGTATGTGTAGTGGACCTTCACCACCAGAGAGTCCGCCTTTGCCCCCTGAGATGAGCTggcatactgggagcgcagaGCAGAACACATTTAAAGATACTGAAAGTACAGCCAAAGGGTTATATTAGTTTAATATCAAAGATTCACTGGTGAGTATGATATGTTAGGTAACTATATTAACATCAGCACTAACAGGAATACTAGCGGCAGTAGTAGTAATACTTTTATTATTAGAATTTTGAGTGTCCCATAATGGTCTATTTGTGGCTTTTACATAGATAGAACCTGCCTAATTGTTTTGGGGCCCTAATGAGAAAGCAGTTTTCCTACCAACCCTATTATAAACCAGCATACAACACATTTAGGCAAGAAAACCACattaatattttcctcactTCTAAAAAAATGATTGGGAAGGTTTGCAAATGAATATAcaagcacaaataaatactgtatctgATTATTACAGTTCTGTACAGTCTTTCTCATGTAAAGTGCAAATGAACGAGAGAGTCTACAGCCTGGCTCTGTTTTTTGGACttaaaactttgacctgatggtggctgGCGCTGGATGAAGAGTCAGGGATTCATCATAGTCAATAGGATACGTCCCTTGGGACACATGAACGTCTATACAAAAtatcatggcaatccatccttggatgttgagatatttcaatctaCAGAACCGAACGATGGACTGAGCAGATTTTAGAAGCAAGATTTCTAGAATATGATTTAGCATTCAAAATAACCTGTAACTACTGTTCACTGTTTATTAATCTACACACAGGTTACAAATGAACACATGCTTTATTAATCTGCTTGCTCAAATTATCATTCATTGTATCAATGCTATCATATGATCCACAGCACATTTGTACTTTGCTGCTACAGGGGCCCCTGGTGGCCAGAGGGACCCAAAACAAACCACTTTCTATGCTTGCACTTTGGGACATTTCTAGATTATTATTGAACAAATTCAGGGGGACAactcaaaaaaaatcatttgtaaatttaaatttaatgaatGTCTATTCTAAACATCTGCTTTCCACCTGTATATATTTTGCCAAAGACTTTGGTGCAGTAACCAAAAAGTTTGACAGTGACCATAGATCAACTTCAAGCCTCAGATCTACTGGATGTATCTTTCCCGTAAGATCggaataaattaaatacaaccAGACTGCTGAATGCATTTGCGTCATACATACATTGTACATGGTGATTCAACTAATTGGTTAGAGTTATCAAATAACACGTCTCTAGCTGAGGCAGGTTGCCATGGTTCACTCATCAAGGGCTGACTCATCACTTAAAACTGAAATCTTCCTGGGTAACATTAACGGAGAGGAACTGTTATTTAATGGTAAATTTGGAACAGGAAGTCCATTAGTTATTTCAGGTAAGAACGAATCTTTTCAGGTCACTGTTCCATGCAGAGACACAAAAACTCTCAAATAGTGCAGAATATTTATATCCAAACACTGACTACCTCTGCCTCCCCTGAGCGTCACAGTGACTTAATCAGGACACATCAGCATTCCCCCTGCTAAGTTCAACCTGACAAAGCAGTTTATTCAAAAGTCCACACCAACCCTCTATATTTAGATGAGGTAGAAAGAGAATGAGTTTAGGTGTAGGCTATGTGTGTCATAAGCTGGGTGTGCGAGGAAAAGAACTTCGATTTGATTCCACCTCTCAGCACAGACGAATCTGGCTTTCAGAGGGGCGTTATTACCTGGTCGCTTGCCGCGTTGGCTGTGTACTTAGGAGGCTCTGAGGCTGGCAGCGGCGCGTGGGTGGCAGTGGTGTAGGATGGTGGTGGAGTGTCTGAGGCAAAACGCACTGCtgagaaaatacagtacagGTGTAgtctgagcacacacacatgcgcacacaatAGAAACCTGATGGATGATTAGACAGATACATGTGGCATTCTCCACTATTCCGGAGAATTACTCCGACATCTAAGAATCAACTTGTTTCTTTGGGTTCTACAGTGAAGAGTTCTTGAACAAATGATTTGGCTTTAAATATTGAGACtgaacatttatattttcattatttttatttttaaaacttttaatcCAACATGAACAAGTCctttaaaatactttcaaaAATATTGCACCTACAATGCATACTGCAGCTTCTGTggtcaaatcaatcaaatttgTCCTGAGTGTGGTGCTGGGGGAAAGGTCATGGGGCCATTAAAGGGACAGGTTGTATGAGGTAGTTATCTATAGTCAGTGTATcacctgcagtagatttgggtcAGTACATTCCCAGCAGAAGCACTTTGTGACCCAAACAGTTGATATGCAGtgtaatgttgtgttcacaccaaacacaaagcaaattttTCACACAATGAGATTACATATGAAGTCAATGTAAAGACACGAATAGATGTAAATTAGCGCCGGACGACGCAAATGACGCAAATAACGTGACACGAATGGTGCGAATTCACGAAACTCATGGCGCGCATGACACGAAATTGAAAATATTCAACTTGAGCAAATATTTTGCACGTATCACGGGGCCAGACCGGGGGATTCAGCCGTGGCTTGccgacagacagctgctgagagGTGGCCAGCTCTGGAGGGGAGAGCCGGGGAGCACGTTGTTGCTGCACACCGGTCACACCGGATTACCAAACCAGTCGCACCGGATTCTGCTGTTATCCGTAGCCGTTTACTGGCTggaagagtttgtttttttttaactaacaCCGGAGTCACACACCCCCCTCggctgctgtcatcaataaCAAGCTAAATGCCTGTGactttataaaattttaaatttaaactagTAGACATCTAGGTGTTTAAATGGGTCATTGCCATATATATGGCATTATCTTTATCTATGGCAGTGTCGATGGAGCAGCTACAATGTTTAGCTCTTATTGATCCGAAaataagcattttaaaagttgtttgctTGTAGTCTTGTGGAAAGATCTGACAAAGGAATTCAGACTTTTCACAAATCGgcatcatgatgtagttatttcgGCATCCTTTTGATTcgtttattgcaattaaatcacagcaaaatctaagtttattttGAGTTCATACTGCTTTAAGGTCCGTAGTTGTCGTCTGGGAATGGTTAgtaaataaacagatttttggGGGGAGTTTTGTGTGACAGGTTAATGCAGTTTATCACAGCAGAGCCAACAGAGAAGAGTTGATAATGTATCTGTTACAGATAAGTGTTGGTGTGACTGTTGTTAGTAGGAGAACTGAGCCAATATATTGGCAGGCAGGCTGAGCTTCAGTAACATCACTGGCTGGCTCTCATTGTCCTGGTGGAGACTAGTCTGTGCCTGTCGATACTCGCTGGCTGTTTGAggcaaataaacataaataatccCGCGGCCAAACTTGCGCAAATTACACTTGTATAAACAGGAATATAGAAGTTCTATgattgagaaaatgtagtgccaaaggaaagAGCTGTCTGACGGCAAGATAGAGcggtgaaaatattttaaatatagcATATACTTAAACTGATGTCGATTTTTTTTGGATGGGCCTTTatttaggtggctaaaatatgttttgctgttGGTTCCATTCACAGCAGTACATTGCTTAGCTTCTGCACCAGtactcctgtctgcttctccaaactgcaggtaatacactgactctGGAGaactacctcatacaaccccacttcaaaaaatgcaaactatccctttaaaacCAAAAGTGTTTATCCCTTTAGGAACAAGAATGCATTCAggaaacaataagaaaacaggggatcaccaaaataATCAGGAATCATCCTCTGGAGATTATGAATTCTGGTAACACTTTAAGTTATGGATCCATAATTTCATCATAATTTCCTAAAAATTTTCCATGAAAGACCTCTGTAATTTGTAGTCAATCGATACTCTCTGAACTAGTTAGCAGTAAATTACAAGTGTAACCTAGagcatgtttaatgttttatttattgtttatttcaatataataatataataaataacataaaatgtacTGTAGTTAATTCATATGTCACGTTGCTCTTTTGTGAAACTTTATTAAGTATATAcagtgaaaaaaaggaaattaaaaaatcttGTGGCATACACCTTTGCCCCACATAACACGCACTTTTGGAATGATGCACTGATCTTTTGAGTCTTTTACTTGCAGTGAGctgaacatgtaaaaatgtaatatgaGTCTATATGCAAGAATAGGATTCAAAATATATGGAGAATAAAGTTTACAATACTCAATGAATAATGAACTtagatttcacatttaaaacagtttaaatttTAACTTAGGTTCCTTCCTCTGCACATCAATAACTCAACAAACTGAACTCTGTAACTGTCTcagaacttttgtttttgctgtaattaGTCCCAAATTGCAAGGTTCTTTCTAGGAAACTTCCTAAGAAATGATTGGAGAAAAATAAAGCGTTACCATACCAAATATACTGACATTCTGGCCAGTAGGAAGTAGATGTCTTGccccaaaataaaatattgggTGGACACACTTACAGACCTACAATGTGACTTTTCTGTCCTTGCACCCTGCTGCAGAAGCAAGCATCAGCACTGGCCTTCATCTTTTAAAAGTAAATTCAGTGCAACAGTAAACTCAGATTCCATGAACATGGAAATCACAGGCAACCATGTAGTGAAGATGGAGCCACAGTGCCAGACTgcacagatgaaaaatataaataaaataataaaatatctgtcaTAATTGAGAAGTGCTTCCTATTGCAGATCtgaggaaagaaggaggagaggtCTTCCTCTCCTGTGACAGGAGAAGTCAGAGTAAGAGTCAGAGTAGGATTGGTTTTTACCCTGAGGAGGAGCTGCAGGGCTGGGCCGGGCCTGTGGGCGAGTGGGTGGCTTGAGCTCTGGTGGGAGGGGGATCCCACTGGGGACTCTCTGTGGAAGAAGACAAGACagcaaatttattttttcaactgtgaaaaaaaacattgaattttTCTCCCAGCAGGAGCGCAGTATTTTTGTTGAAATGAGCAGAGTATTCTTGTGACTGTTCTGGCTGAAGGGCTGTTAACTGTGGCAGGAATTTTTAGggcattttaatgtattttcccTGACACAACAGTTTTGCCCGCAGAGATAAAGCTCTGCACAGCATCAATCTCATTTTGAGCAATCTGTGAAGTGCCTTTATTAAAGCCCAGGCTGTGTTCCTCTCAGGACGAGCCTGAAATATGATGGCTAAAGCATCACAAAGTATATCATTACATGAACAAATACATTACATTCTCCTTTTTGCCTTTGGTCGTCTTGACTTCTGCAGGCTCGAGAAGGGACATTGGCAGAAGTCCTctctgaaaaatacaaataaaaatcaaaaaatgaaatataaagttTCTGACCTacaaaaaatgctgttttgtcAAAAGCCACCAGGACCACAGCCATCAAATACTCAGTACTGTGAGAATCAGGTGGTTTTAACAACCTGAAGAGGATTTCTGCTCTGCAATTGCGTGCAAATTATACATGGTGGGTTTTGAAGATTAAATACAATTAactttgattgtttttatatatttttctcccCATAATTATAGCATTATCCTAAAGGTTTTGTAGGGagataaaatgtaaagaaatagaaaatattactcataaaaaatatgttacagattacagtttttaattttgCTGACTAGTAGTATATTTCTTTAGGGAGTGGGCGCTCCGGGGGCATTTATGACCTCAATATCTCAAAAATCTGGACTACGTCCCTGCCAGCCATTTCTGTAATAATAGCACTCCTGTaagcacacacactgataaataACTATATATCAATTTGAGTCAATTTGCATTTATACCAACACAGttttaaactgaatttaaagctgcaacaaatTATACTTGCTATATTAATGATGGATCAAATTACAATGCGAAATCTAAAAGGAGTTGCTCGTAGTGACAAATCCACTGAAtattatcaccaactctgcagctcctcttagCGTCTTTTAGCCAATTGTTTTAAAACTCAAGTAGGGAAACACAATTTTTCACAACACACCTTGTTGTCTTAAATGAAATTTAACCTATAAGATTAAACCTGTATCTTTGGCTGACTATACTAGATTCAGctgcttctctttttcctcACCTGTCCATCATATATGACAGTTGCCATCCCATCCCTGTCCTCCTCACCAAATAAAAATACCATGGCCCCTCCCGGCACTGTCAACTGGCCCGGGCCCCGAGCCATGTAAGGAACCTGCATACGCATGTATCGAGAATCCCTGACAgagagtgaaaaaacaaaatcagtcgCATCTTTTTACTTGAATGTGTTGAATAATAGTAATATTGCTTTGTCACAGTAATATTAAAGGCTCAGATCAGTATGTGACTGGTGATACTCACTGAGCTCCATCCACTTTGGGCTCATAGAAACCAGGCTTCTGTTGAGAGGACAGAGTGACAGTTAGCAAGGCAGTGACTGACATTAATATCAGGAATGTATCCACACTGACACTGTGGTCAGTCTTACCTGCAGCCTCAGAGGTTCGAAGCCTCCAAAATCATCATTGGGAATCATGGAGGAAATCACCTGCAAGTAGAGCATCATACATGATTGAATCCTGAGCAGCTGACTTCGGATGTAGAGTTTTTACTTCAAATCTGTAAGCATATATCTCAAGGGCTGCATATTTTGTTGAAATAACCAGTTTGAATGTCCCATTTATCATTCTGGATGTAACCAGACAATTTGTTTCTGAAAAGATTGTACTTTCTGAAATTAAAGAGATCAACACCTACAAACAGTTGAAAGCAATACATTGTTTTAACCAACCAACTGATTGTTAATTGCCACATGTCCAAAACTGTTTGAGTTTACATCTACTTCCATGACTAGTCCAGtctgaaaataacaatatttcTAGGTTTTCTTTGATAATACAACATAGTGGTCTCATGTAAGGCTGACCACATTTGTTGTTGGGCCCCCATTGACACCATTGACACAGACAAATAAGTTGTCTCTGCAATAGAGCACTCTACTACGTGATGGTTGGTGGTTGGTCACTTCTAAAAGACAGAGGTTGTCAGTGCAAGGATTTATGAGTGATTGTGGTTTCTCTTCGTGGTTCAGATTAAGATTCTTGCAGCAGTGGTTTGTATTGGTTGTAAATGTGCAATAGTGCTCCTGCGTAGAGTGCACAAGTTATCCAGTTATCCAGTCTAGTTGATACAACAGCATGTATGAGTTTCTTGTTGCCAGCAAAGGAGAGCATTTATGAGATGTTTACATAAGTGATAAAAAGATGATTTTCAGATATTGCCCTATTGTTATGATTCTTGAAATTGAGCATTCTCAAAAACAACCCCAAGATTCCTGACATGGTCCTTTG of the Thunnus maccoyii chromosome 9, fThuMac1.1, whole genome shotgun sequence genome contains:
- the noxa1 gene encoding NADPH oxidase activator 1 isoform X1, yielding MLYTELLRLWDEAVQAVDAKDWQGALAKLKEITEPTSRTLFTAASAHLSLGQLDLALKALDLTIAKDERLAVGFFQRAAVMMQLDRLEEALSDCIWAQKHMRGNIVIDYKQLGLRFKLYSWQVLYNAAAVYCRMGQWEQAKEVLLSASQERGGGRGGNVEVALDSVARKEVLAPLLVPEGLVFRPRKQDVEQLQQRDFLGKAKVISSMIPNDDFGGFEPLRLQKPGFYEPKVDGAQDSRYMRMQVPYMARGPGQLTVPGGAMVFLFGEEDRDGMATVIYDGQRGLLPMSLLEPAEVKTTKGKKENRVPSGIPLPPELKPPTRPQARPSPAAPPQAVRFASDTPPPSYTTATHAPLPASEPPKYTANAASDQYASSSQGAKADSLVVKVHYTYTVALSVPLDTPYHELKERIAQKLGQPASHLRLRHKQHGSQVLIPLSGEVEPGHTMQEVAEAGRATLWCQSEDPLANRTILYQMVALYDYAAQGPEDLEFSEGDTIDILGEVNEEWLEGHCAGNIGIFPSCFAYRENASITQSSEL
- the noxa1 gene encoding NADPH oxidase activator 1 isoform X2, which encodes MLYTELLRLWDEAVQAVDAKDWQGALAKLKEITEPTSRTLFTAASAHLSLGQLDLALKALDLTIAKDERLAVGFFQRAAVMMQLDRLEEALSDCIWAQKHMRGNIVIDYKQLGLRFKLYSWQVLYNAAAVYCRMGQWEQAKEVLLSASQERGGGRGGNVEVALDSVARKEVLAPLLVPEGLVFRPRKQDVEQLQQRDFLGKAKVISSMIPNDDFGGFEPLRLQKPGFYEPKVDGAQDSRYMRMQVPYMARGPGQLTVPGGAMVFLFGEEDRDGMATVIYDGQRGLLPMSLLEPAEVKTTKGKKENRVPSGIPLPPELKPPTRPQARPSPAAPPQVRFASDTPPPSYTTATHAPLPASEPPKYTANAASDQYASSSQGAKADSLVVKVHYTYTVALSVPLDTPYHELKERIAQKLGQPASHLRLRHKQHGSQVLIPLSGEVEPGHTMQEVAEAGRATLWCQSEDPLANRTILYQMVALYDYAAQGPEDLEFSEGDTIDILGEVNEEWLEGHCAGNIGIFPSCFAYRENASITQSSEL